A region of Ochotona princeps isolate mOchPri1 chromosome 2, mOchPri1.hap1, whole genome shotgun sequence DNA encodes the following proteins:
- the PARS2 gene encoding probable proline--tRNA ligase, mitochondrial, translating into MEGLLARCRALAVLAAGSRQLQGRVPCRSHHSASGKGQRLLLSRIFQAQNLREDQVLSQEGKSGELTCKSQRLMLQVGLIAPASPGCYHLLPYTVRALEKLVRVIDQEMQAVGGQKVDLPSLSPAELWRATQRWDLMDKELLRLRDRHGKEYCLGPTHEEVITALVASQKNLSYKQLPFLLYQVTRKFRDEPRPRFGLLRGREFYMKDLYTFDSSAEAAQHTYGLVCDAYHSLFHRLGLRVVQAQADVGSIGGTMSHEFQLPVDIGEDRLAVCPSCSFAANTETLDSSQTNCPKCQGPLTKTKGIEVGHTFYLGTKYSSIFQAQFTNAEGKPCLAEMGCYGLGVTRILAAAIEALATEDSVRWPSLLAPYQVCLIPPKKGSKEAAAAELTGHLYNRIVEAVPQLRGEVVLDDRTHLTIGNRLKDANKLGYPFVVIAGRRALEEPAHLEVWCQNTGESFFLSEEGVLDLLAQVQVV; encoded by the coding sequence ATGGAAGGGCTGCTAGCAAGATGCAGAGCATTGGCCGTGCTCGCTGCCGGCAGCCGCCAGTTACAGGGACGTGTTCCCTGCAGGTCTCACCACAGCGCCTCAGGGAAGGGACAGCGCTTGCTCCTTTCTCGCATCTTCCAGGCACAGAACCTGCGCGAAGACCAGGTGCTCTCCCAGGAGGGCAAATCTGGCGAGCTGACTTGTAAGAGCCAAcggctgatgctgcaggtgggcCTGATtgccccagccagccctggctgttaccaCCTCCTGCCGTACACCGTCCGTGCCCTGGAGAAGCTTGTGCGAGTGATAGACCAGGAGATGCAGGCCGTTGGGGGACAGAAGGTCGacctgcccagcctcagcccgGCGGAGCTCTGGCGAGCCACCCAGCGGTGGGATTTGATGGACAAAGAGCTGCTACGACTTAGAGACAGACACGGCAAGGAGTACTGCCTCGGGCCCACTCATGAGGAAGTCATCACAGCCCTGGTTGCCTCCCAGAAGAATCTGTCCTACAAGCAGCTTCCATTCCTGCTGTACCAGGTGACAAGGAAGTTTCGGGATGAGCCCAGGCCCCGCTTTGGGCTTCTGCGGGGCCGGGAGTTCTACATGAAGGATTTGTACACCTTTGACTCGTCTGCGGAGGCCGCGCAGCACACCTATGGCCTAGTGTGTGATGCCTACCACAGCCTCTTCCACAGGCTGGGGCTGAGGGTCGTGCAGGCCCAGGCGGACGTAGGCAGTATCGGGGGCACGATGTCACatgagttccagctgccagtggaCATCGGGGAGGACCGGCTGGCGGTCTGTCCCAGCTGCAGCTTTGCGGCCAACACAGAAACACTGGACTCCTCCCAGACAAACTGCCCCAAGTGCCAGGGCCCACTAACCAAAACCAAGGGCATTGAGGTGGGGCACACATTTTACCTGGGTACCAAGTATTCCTCCATTTTCCAAGCCCAGTTCACCAATGCTGAGGGCAAGCCATGCCTGGCTGAAATGGGGTGCTACGGCCTGGGTGTGACCAGGATCTTGGCTGCTGCCATTGAAGCTCTAGCTACAGAAGACAGTGTACGCTGGCCCAGTCTGCTGGCCCCGTACCAAGTGTGCCTCATCCCACCTAAGAAGGGCAgcaaggaggcagcagctgcgGAGCTCACAGGGCACCTGTATAATCGCATTGTGGAGGCAGTGCCCCAGCTCCGCGGTGAGGTCGTGCTGGACGACCGGACCCACCTGACCATCGGAAATAGGCTGAAGGATGCCAACAAGCTGGGCTACCCCTTTGTGGTGATTGCTGGCAGGCGGGCCTTGGAGGAGCCTGCCCACTTGGAGGTTTGGTGCCAGAATACTGGGGAGTCGTTCTTCCTCTCTGAGGAGGGAGTCTTGGACTTACTGGCCCAAGTGCAGGTTGTCTAG